The following proteins are encoded in a genomic region of Bubalus kerabau isolate K-KA32 ecotype Philippines breed swamp buffalo chromosome 13, PCC_UOA_SB_1v2, whole genome shotgun sequence:
- the LOC129624958 gene encoding dihydrodiol dehydrogenase 3: protein MDPKGQRVKLNDGHFIPVLGFGTFAPPEVPKSEALEVTKFAIEAGFRHIDSAHLYQNEEQVGQAIRSKIADGTVKREDIFYTSKLWSTSLRPELVRPALEKSLNNLQLDYVDLYIIHFPVALKPGEALFPTDENGKPIFDSVDLCRTWEALEKCKDAGLTKSIGVSNFNHKQLEKILNKPGLKYKPVCNQVECHPYFNQSKLLDFCKSHDIVLVAYGALGSQRLKEWVNPNLPFLLEDPVLSAIAKKHRQTPALVALRYQIQRGVVVLAKSYNKKRIKENIQVFDFKLTPEDMKAIDGLNSNMRYNELLLGVGHPEYPFVEEY, encoded by the exons ATGGATCCCAAAGGCCAGAGAGTGAAGCTTAATGATGGCCACTTCATTCCTGTCCTGGGATTTGGAACCTTTGCACCTCCAGAG GTTCCTAAGAGTGAAGCTCTAGAGGTCACCAAATTTGCTATAGAGGCTGGGTTCCGCCATATTGACAGTGCTCATTTGTACCAAAATGAAGAGCAGGTTGGCCAGGCCATTCGAAGCAAGATTGCCGATGGCACTGTGAAGAGAGAAGACATATTCTACACTTCAAAG CTTTGGTCCACTTCCCTTCGTCCAGAATTGGTCCGACCAGCCTTGGAAAAGTCACTGAATAATCTTCAACTGGACTATGTCGATCTCTATATTATTCATTTTCCAGTGGCTCTGAAG CCAGGGGAGGCACTTTTCCCAACAGATGAAAATGGAAAACCAATATTTGACTCAGTGGATCTCTGTCGCACATGGGAG gccctggagaAGTGTAAGGACGCAGGGCTGACCAAGTCCATCGGGGTGTCCAACTTCAACCACAAGCAACTGGAGAAGATCCTGAACAAGCCGGGGCTCAAGTACAAGCCCGTCTGCAACCAG GTGGAATGTCACCCTTATTTCAATCAGAGCAAACTGTTGGATTTCTGCAAGTCACATGATATTGTTCTTGTTGCCTATGGTGCTCTGGGATCCCAACGACTAAAAGAATG GGTGAACCCAAACCTCCCCTTTCTCTTGGAGGACCCAGTTCTCTCTGCCATTGCCAAAAAGCACAGGCAAACCCCAGCTCTGGTTGCCCTTCGCTACCAGATACAACGTGGGGTTGTGGTTCTGGCCAAGAGTTACAACAAGAAGCGGATCAAAGAGAACATACAG gtgTTTGACTTTAAACTGACTCCAGAAGACATGAAAGCAATCGATGGCCTCAACAGCAATATGAGATATAATGAGTTACTACT GGGTGTTGGTCACCCTGAGTATCCATTTGTTGAAGAATATTGA